The Corynebacterium pseudopelargi genome contains a region encoding:
- the menD gene encoding 2-succinyl-5-enolpyruvyl-6-hydroxy-3-cyclohexene-1-carboxylic-acid synthase: protein MTSSPELARLFAAELARFVSDVVICPGSRNSALSLAVLARNDLRVHTRIDERSAAFLALGMARVQGRHVAIITTSGTAVANCAPAMVEAAYSHTPLVMISADRPARLQGTGANQTIVQDGIFNVAPTVNISEAAHLEQLDQAFTAHAVHLNVQCDTPLVEDSLLEAPSQAEQPQRGSNQSLFKDHGEVAIDLRKPTLVIAGDEAWEVAGLEDVPTIAEPSAPAPFHPVHPLAAGVFSKQQVSAEGYVVNTKPEQIIVVGHPTLHREVMALLSDPAIDLYVLSRSNTITDPAQRAKAVGSRVKASGAPSKEWLNIAQAAAELGAEAVRDTLAEDHGLSGLHVAAAVADTLGTGDTLFLGSSNPVRDAAFVGLPFAGVDTFAARGAAGIDGSVSQAIGIALALQQAHPTELRPPRTVALMGDVTFLHDIGGLLIGEQPRPENLTIVVANDDGCGIFETLEVGAPQYRERFERAFGTPHHADLEALCQGYEVEYQQVDSLQDLIVALIDSTEYGGFRVIEAKTTRATRRDIHASLQARVSM from the coding sequence ATGACCTCCTCGCCAGAGCTTGCACGCCTTTTTGCCGCCGAACTCGCCCGCTTTGTTAGCGACGTAGTGATTTGCCCTGGTTCGCGGAACTCCGCGCTTTCACTTGCGGTATTAGCGCGCAATGATCTTCGCGTGCATACCCGGATTGATGAACGCTCCGCCGCTTTCTTGGCTTTAGGTATGGCACGGGTGCAAGGCCGCCACGTTGCCATCATCACCACTTCGGGTACTGCGGTGGCTAATTGCGCCCCGGCGATGGTGGAGGCCGCCTACTCCCATACGCCTTTGGTGATGATCTCTGCTGATCGTCCGGCGCGTTTGCAAGGAACCGGCGCGAATCAAACCATCGTGCAAGACGGCATCTTTAATGTCGCACCCACGGTGAATATCTCCGAAGCTGCCCACTTAGAGCAGCTCGACCAAGCATTTACAGCGCACGCGGTACACCTCAACGTGCAATGCGATACCCCACTGGTGGAAGATTCGCTGCTCGAAGCACCTTCGCAGGCAGAGCAGCCCCAGCGCGGAAGCAACCAGAGCCTTTTTAAAGATCACGGCGAAGTAGCCATTGATCTTAGAAAGCCAACCTTGGTTATCGCAGGAGATGAGGCCTGGGAGGTGGCAGGCTTAGAAGATGTCCCCACCATCGCAGAACCCAGCGCGCCCGCGCCTTTTCACCCGGTGCATCCGCTGGCTGCCGGGGTGTTTAGCAAGCAGCAGGTTTCCGCAGAAGGCTATGTAGTAAACACCAAGCCTGAGCAGATCATTGTGGTAGGCCATCCCACCTTGCACCGCGAGGTGATGGCGCTGCTATCTGATCCCGCCATTGATCTGTATGTGCTGAGCCGAAGCAACACCATCACCGATCCAGCCCAGCGGGCCAAGGCCGTGGGCTCCCGGGTGAAAGCTAGCGGTGCGCCAAGCAAAGAATGGCTCAATATTGCCCAGGCCGCTGCAGAGCTTGGGGCAGAAGCGGTGCGCGATACTTTGGCCGAAGATCACGGCTTGAGCGGATTGCATGTAGCAGCAGCGGTAGCAGATACCCTCGGCACCGGAGACACGCTGTTTCTCGGCTCCTCTAATCCGGTGCGCGATGCTGCATTTGTGGGCCTGCCTTTCGCGGGTGTGGATACCTTCGCCGCCCGCGGTGCTGCAGGCATTGATGGCAGCGTTTCGCAAGCCATCGGCATTGCCCTTGCCTTACAGCAGGCACACCCGACGGAGCTTCGTCCGCCGCGCACGGTGGCGTTGATGGGTGATGTGACCTTCTTGCACGACATTGGCGGCCTGCTTATCGGTGAGCAACCCCGCCCAGAAAACCTCACCATCGTGGTGGCAAATGATGATGGCTGCGGCATTTTCGAGACCTTAGAGGTTGGCGCCCCGCAGTATCGGGAGCGCTTCGAGCGTGCCTTTGGCACTCCCCATCACGCCGACCTTGAGGCGCTGTGCCAGGGCTATGAGGTGGAGTATCAGCAGGTGGATTCGCTGCAGGATCTCATCGTGGCATTGATTGATAGCACTGAGTACGGCGGTTTCCGGGTGATCGAGGCCAAAACCACCCGCGCTACTCGCCGCGATATCCATGCAAGCCTTCAGGCTCGGGTGAGCATGTGA
- the ccsB gene encoding c-type cytochrome biogenesis protein CcsB: MPINSSLASLSDMAFGTAFVIYLLALVLSVIFYVKAAGEKPEGATKFIGMTQTLVWLGILVHIVSVVTRGFATHRFPFGNLYEYIAMITLFAMVAAAVFMQRREFKPLWPWVLVPVLSLLFLGGKNLYADAAPVVPALQSVWLPIHVSIVSSGASIGLISGIASLAYLLRRWQPEGKEKGFFGKLARPLPSAKRLDLVAYRTAIITVPVFGLGIILGAIWAESAWGRPWNWDPKETFSFITWFLYAAYLHARATSGWQNTKAAWINILALAAMTFNLFFINLVTSGLHSYAGLN, from the coding sequence ATGCCAATCAATTCGAGTCTCGCTTCGCTGTCAGACATGGCGTTTGGTACAGCGTTCGTGATCTACCTCTTGGCGCTAGTGCTCTCGGTGATCTTCTACGTGAAGGCCGCTGGCGAAAAACCAGAAGGTGCCACCAAGTTCATTGGCATGACCCAAACACTGGTGTGGTTGGGCATTTTGGTGCACATCGTCTCTGTGGTGACCCGTGGCTTTGCCACCCACCGCTTCCCCTTTGGCAACCTCTATGAATACATCGCCATGATCACCCTGTTTGCCATGGTGGCAGCGGCGGTGTTCATGCAGCGCAGAGAGTTTAAGCCCCTGTGGCCTTGGGTGCTCGTGCCGGTGCTCTCGCTGCTGTTCCTCGGTGGCAAGAACCTCTATGCGGATGCAGCCCCGGTGGTGCCTGCCCTGCAATCGGTGTGGCTGCCCATCCACGTCTCCATCGTCTCTTCTGGTGCATCCATCGGTTTGATCTCAGGTATTGCCTCGCTGGCATATCTGCTGCGTCGCTGGCAGCCCGAGGGCAAAGAAAAGGGCTTCTTTGGCAAACTCGCCCGACCCTTGCCCAGCGCAAAGCGCCTAGATCTGGTGGCGTATCGCACGGCGATTATTACCGTGCCCGTGTTTGGCCTGGGCATTATCTTGGGTGCCATTTGGGCAGAAAGCGCCTGGGGACGTCCCTGGAACTGGGATCCTAAAGAGACGTTCTCGTTCATCACCTGGTTTTTGTATGCGGCGTATCTTCACGCCCGTGCAACCTCGGGTTGGCAAAACACCAAGGCGGCCTGGATTAATATCCTGGCCCTAGCTGCGATGACCTTCAACCTCTTCTTTATTAACCTGGTTACCTCGGGCCTGCACTCTTATGCGGGGCTGAACTAG
- the menE gene encoding o-succinylbenzoate--CoA ligase — protein sequence MHTLETFPIHRLLFPESGLGFAQAHATEEVLGALESAIAGQRTLLPVSEENEAVLRASQRAGHDIDPSVALVVATSGSTGTPKGAMLSPANVISSADATHQYLGGEGQWLLAMPPNHIAGLQVLIRSMVAGFTPAVLNVAQGFQVHAFAEAAGNLEGRRYTSLTPLQLLKAMDSLEGIDALRSFDAILVGGAPLLVDDQRAASELGITLISTYGSSETSGGCVYNGKPIPGAKVRLRGERIILGGPMVARGYRNMPDHEAFAEPGWFASSDTGVVEDGVLRITGRMDTIIDSGGLKIHPEVLEHRLANVPGVRAVCVVGIPDRRLGQAIVCAFEGDASPEDLIEALDDLPRWQLPKRMLKLDALPLIGVGKVDRQAIAALFNSDKTRQ from the coding sequence ATGCATACCCTGGAAACATTCCCTATCCACCGTCTGCTGTTCCCTGAATCGGGATTGGGCTTTGCCCAGGCACATGCCACAGAGGAAGTGCTTGGGGCTTTAGAGTCTGCCATTGCAGGCCAGCGCACCCTCTTGCCGGTTTCTGAAGAAAACGAGGCGGTGTTGCGTGCTTCGCAGCGCGCCGGGCACGATATCGATCCTTCCGTTGCCTTGGTGGTGGCCACCTCGGGTTCTACGGGAACTCCCAAGGGGGCGATGCTCAGCCCCGCCAATGTGATCAGTTCTGCCGATGCCACCCACCAGTATCTCGGCGGTGAGGGGCAGTGGCTGTTGGCGATGCCCCCGAATCATATTGCTGGCCTGCAGGTGTTGATCCGTTCGATGGTTGCAGGCTTTACCCCGGCGGTGCTCAATGTGGCTCAGGGCTTCCAGGTGCATGCCTTTGCCGAGGCCGCGGGCAATTTGGAGGGCAGGCGCTATACCTCGCTTACTCCCCTGCAGTTGCTCAAGGCCATGGATAGTTTGGAGGGCATCGATGCGCTTCGTAGCTTTGATGCCATTCTTGTTGGTGGCGCGCCTTTGCTTGTCGACGACCAACGTGCCGCATCGGAACTGGGCATCACGTTGATTAGCACCTACGGTTCTTCTGAAACCTCCGGTGGCTGTGTGTATAACGGCAAGCCTATTCCTGGGGCGAAGGTGCGCTTGCGCGGCGAGCGCATTATCCTCGGCGGGCCGATGGTGGCTAGAGGGTATAGGAATATGCCAGACCATGAGGCCTTTGCTGAGCCTGGTTGGTTTGCCAGCAGTGATACTGGTGTGGTGGAAGATGGTGTCTTGCGCATTACTGGGCGCATGGACACGATCATTGATTCTGGGGGGTTAAAGATTCACCCGGAAGTCCTTGAGCATCGCCTGGCCAATGTGCCCGGCGTGCGGGCGGTGTGCGTGGTGGGCATTCCTGATCGGCGTCTTGGTCAGGCCATCGTCTGTGCTTTTGAGGGCGATGCCAGCCCAGAGGATCTGATTGAGGCTCTTGATGATCTCCCCCGCTGGCAGCTTCCCAAACGAATGCTCAAGCTGGATGCTTTGCCGCTTATTGGGGTAGGCAAGGTGGATCGGCAGGCCATCGCGGCTTTGTTTAACAGCGACAAGACCAGGCAATAG
- a CDS encoding ArsR/SmtB family transcription factor yields MTLDRASQIFKALGDPTRLQLLQLVAEQESICGVDLAEHLAITAPTVTHHMQKLAEVNLVQRHRQGKWTRYQVNPGEYQRIAALIDQL; encoded by the coding sequence ATGACGCTCGACCGCGCATCGCAAATTTTCAAGGCGCTTGGCGACCCTACGCGCCTACAACTTCTTCAGCTCGTGGCCGAGCAAGAATCAATCTGTGGAGTAGACCTCGCAGAGCATTTGGCCATCACCGCACCCACGGTGACGCACCACATGCAAAAACTCGCCGAGGTCAACCTGGTGCAACGCCACCGCCAAGGCAAGTGGACGAGGTATCAGGTCAATCCCGGCGAGTATCAGCGCATTGCAGCGCTGATTGACCAGCTCTAG
- a CDS encoding glycosyltransferase family 4 protein — protein sequence MRVAIIAESFLPYVNGVSNSVLRILDYASRHGHECIVIAPGSAQDISNVGTTPVIRVPQIRVPRINSLPVGAPSPKVLSALREFQPDVVHLASPFVLGGAGAWAAKHLDVPCVAVFQTDIAGFSLRYRLSWLYQASWRWIATLHNACSLTLAPSSVAEQELRRAGVHDIQRWGRGVDVALFHPKKRRRQKSQDQPIRVGYVGRLAAEKSVHRLACLDQDPAFELVIIGDGPERGALQRAMPNAEFLGARYGEELAEEMANLDIFVHTGEFETFCQTIQEAHASGVPTIAPRAGGPIDLIDPSVGELLPVASFEQELPDAVRRLAKQHDAMSKAARAKVEPRTWDAVCEALFEHYAQVRACFVA from the coding sequence ATGCGCGTGGCGATCATCGCCGAGTCCTTTTTGCCCTACGTCAATGGAGTAAGCAACTCCGTGTTGCGCATCCTCGACTATGCCTCGCGCCACGGGCACGAATGCATCGTGATCGCGCCGGGTAGCGCCCAAGACATCAGCAACGTAGGCACCACACCGGTCATTCGAGTACCGCAGATCCGAGTACCAAGAATTAACTCCCTGCCGGTAGGAGCCCCGAGCCCGAAGGTGCTTTCTGCCTTACGTGAATTCCAACCAGACGTCGTGCACCTGGCAAGCCCCTTCGTGCTTGGCGGCGCCGGTGCTTGGGCTGCAAAGCACCTCGATGTTCCCTGCGTGGCGGTATTTCAAACAGATATTGCAGGCTTTTCACTTCGCTATCGCCTGAGCTGGCTCTACCAAGCCTCCTGGCGCTGGATTGCCACCTTGCACAATGCCTGCAGCCTCACACTGGCCCCCAGTAGCGTGGCCGAGCAGGAACTGCGCCGCGCAGGTGTGCACGATATTCAGCGCTGGGGCAGGGGAGTAGACGTAGCGCTTTTTCACCCCAAGAAGCGCCGCCGCCAGAAGTCACAAGACCAACCAATCAGGGTGGGCTACGTGGGCAGGCTCGCCGCAGAAAAAAGCGTGCACCGCCTGGCCTGCCTGGATCAAGACCCAGCCTTTGAGCTGGTGATCATCGGTGATGGGCCAGAACGCGGCGCGCTGCAAAGAGCGATGCCCAATGCTGAGTTCCTCGGTGCACGGTATGGCGAAGAGCTCGCCGAGGAGATGGCGAACCTGGATATCTTCGTGCACACCGGGGAATTTGAAACCTTCTGCCAAACCATTCAAGAAGCTCACGCCAGCGGTGTACCAACCATCGCCCCGCGCGCCGGTGGCCCGATTGACCTCATCGACCCAAGCGTTGGGGAACTGCTGCCTGTTGCATCATTTGAGCAGGAATTGCCTGACGCGGTGCGTCGACTAGCTAAGCAACACGACGCGATGAGCAAAGCAGCCAGGGCGAAGGTAGAGCCGCGAACCTGGGACGCCGTGTGCGAAGCATTATTTGAGCACTACGCCCAGGTGCGTGCCTGTTTTGTGGCTTAG
- a CDS encoding 1,4-dihydroxy-2-naphthoyl-CoA synthase, translated as MSEATQNSKQYSTDNPFDPTQWKLVEGFEDFSDITYHRHVGEGRENGIVRIAFDRPEVRNAFRPHTVDELYRALDHARRTPDVGAVLLTGNGPSEKDGGWAFCSGGDQRIRGRSGYRYAEGETADTVDTAREQAEGGRLHILEVQRLIRTMPKVVIAVVNGWAAGGGHSLHVVCDMTIASRQEARFKQTDADVGSFDAGYGSAYLAKMVGQKFAREIFFLGRTYDAETMQRMGAVNIVADHGELEQEAIQAAREICGKSPTAQRMLKFAFNLTDDGLMGQQVFAGEATRLAYMTDEAVEGRDSFLEKRDPDWSAFPYYY; from the coding sequence ATGAGCGAAGCCACCCAAAACTCCAAGCAATACTCCACGGATAATCCCTTTGATCCCACGCAGTGGAAACTGGTGGAAGGTTTTGAGGATTTCAGCGACATCACCTACCACCGCCATGTGGGTGAGGGGCGCGAGAACGGCATTGTGCGCATCGCTTTTGATCGCCCCGAGGTGCGCAACGCCTTTCGCCCTCACACGGTAGATGAGCTCTACCGGGCGCTTGATCATGCTCGCCGCACCCCCGATGTGGGCGCGGTGCTCCTCACCGGCAATGGCCCGAGCGAAAAAGATGGTGGCTGGGCCTTTTGTTCCGGTGGCGACCAGCGCATTCGTGGCCGCTCGGGTTATCGCTACGCCGAGGGCGAAACAGCCGATACCGTCGATACGGCCCGCGAGCAGGCCGAGGGTGGGCGCCTGCACATTCTCGAGGTGCAGCGTTTGATTCGCACCATGCCCAAGGTGGTCATCGCTGTGGTCAATGGTTGGGCTGCAGGTGGCGGGCACTCGCTGCATGTGGTGTGCGACATGACCATCGCTTCACGCCAAGAGGCACGTTTTAAGCAAACGGACGCCGATGTTGGTTCCTTCGACGCCGGCTATGGTTCGGCCTACTTGGCCAAGATGGTGGGGCAGAAATTTGCCCGCGAGATCTTCTTCCTTGGCCGCACCTATGATGCAGAGACGATGCAGCGCATGGGTGCGGTGAATATCGTTGCCGATCACGGCGAGCTGGAGCAGGAGGCCATTCAGGCTGCCCGCGAGATTTGCGGCAAGTCCCCCACGGCCCAGCGCATGCTGAAGTTTGCCTTCAACCTCACCGATGATGGGCTGATGGGCCAGCAGGTATTCGCCGGTGAGGCCACCCGCCTTGCCTATATGACGGATGAGGCCGTGGAAGGCCGCGATAGTTTCTTAGAAAAGCGCGACCCCGATTGGTCCGCATTCCCCTACTACTACTAG
- a CDS encoding demethylmenaquinone methyltransferase, producing the protein MAKASLDKQPSDVAKMFDAVGKKYDLTNTILSFGQDRHWRKRTRERLDLRPGELVLDLAAGTAVSTEELAKSGATVIACDFSQGMLAAGAERDVPKVCGDGMQLPFADNTFDAVTISYGLRNIHDFRAGLREMARVTKPGGRLTVAEFSKPVVPVFGTVYKEYLMRLLPPVARLVSSNPDAYEYLADSIRAWPEQEALAREINANGWSDCGWQNLTFGIVAMHSAIKPA; encoded by the coding sequence GTGGCTAAGGCATCTTTGGATAAACAACCCAGCGACGTGGCAAAAATGTTTGACGCGGTGGGCAAAAAATACGACCTCACCAACACCATCTTGAGCTTTGGTCAGGATCGGCACTGGCGCAAACGCACCCGCGAGCGCCTAGACCTGCGCCCCGGCGAGCTCGTACTCGACCTTGCCGCCGGCACCGCAGTATCTACCGAGGAGCTAGCCAAGTCCGGCGCCACCGTGATTGCCTGCGACTTCTCCCAGGGCATGCTCGCAGCAGGTGCCGAACGCGACGTGCCCAAGGTCTGCGGCGATGGCATGCAACTGCCCTTTGCCGATAACACCTTCGACGCGGTCACAATCTCCTACGGCCTGCGCAATATCCACGATTTCCGCGCCGGGCTGCGCGAAATGGCGCGCGTGACCAAACCCGGTGGCAGGCTGACGGTGGCGGAGTTTTCCAAGCCCGTGGTGCCGGTATTTGGCACCGTGTACAAGGAATACCTGATGCGCCTCTTACCGCCGGTGGCTCGCCTCGTATCTTCCAACCCCGATGCCTATGAGTACTTAGCCGATTCCATCCGCGCTTGGCCGGAACAAGAGGCCTTGGCGCGTGAGATCAACGCCAATGGTTGGTCGGATTGCGGCTGGCAAAACCTCACCTTCGGCATCGTGGCCATGCACTCTGCCATCAAGCCTGCCTAG
- a CDS encoding o-succinylbenzoate synthase, which translates to MAIALEDVLERSYVVALPMRVQFRGIQTREALLIQGPAGWGEFCPFEDYAAPEAAHWLASGLEMAYQGPPPLLREWVDINATVPAVQPEDVAGILERFEGCSTVKVKVAEPGQSLAQDVARVQAVRDLWPLAKIRVDANRGWSVDEALEAAKQLGPLDYMEQPCATVAELAQLRDRLVRSGIFLRVAADESIRRAEDPYEVARAKAADVAVVKPAPIGGVRKVLEVAKFMRAQGLDITVASALDTGVGINAGLAAVAALPRHSDDEEFDVPPAAAGLGTQRLFLEDVTASRELVDGRLKAEMLAPEPERLEALQASGARKDAWLKRLAQAWEYLPDEALDC; encoded by the coding sequence ATGGCGATTGCTTTAGAAGACGTCCTCGAACGCAGCTATGTCGTAGCACTGCCGATGCGAGTGCAGTTTCGCGGGATCCAAACCCGCGAGGCGCTGCTGATCCAAGGGCCTGCCGGTTGGGGCGAATTCTGCCCATTTGAAGATTATGCGGCACCCGAGGCCGCCCACTGGTTAGCCAGCGGCTTGGAAATGGCCTATCAGGGGCCACCGCCTTTGCTGCGCGAGTGGGTCGATATCAACGCCACGGTGCCAGCGGTACAACCCGAAGATGTGGCAGGAATCCTTGAGCGCTTTGAGGGCTGTAGCACCGTGAAAGTGAAAGTGGCAGAGCCTGGGCAAAGCCTTGCCCAAGACGTAGCCCGCGTGCAGGCGGTGCGTGATCTGTGGCCTTTGGCCAAGATTCGTGTGGATGCCAATCGTGGCTGGAGCGTGGATGAGGCCTTAGAGGCCGCCAAGCAGCTTGGCCCTTTGGACTATATGGAACAGCCCTGTGCCACGGTGGCCGAACTTGCCCAACTGCGCGATCGTCTGGTCCGCAGTGGCATCTTTCTCAGAGTCGCGGCCGATGAATCAATCCGAAGAGCAGAAGATCCCTACGAGGTGGCGCGCGCCAAAGCCGCTGATGTGGCCGTGGTAAAGCCTGCGCCGATCGGCGGAGTGCGCAAGGTGTTGGAGGTAGCGAAGTTTATGCGCGCCCAAGGCCTCGATATCACCGTTGCCAGTGCACTTGATACCGGCGTGGGCATCAACGCCGGCCTTGCGGCAGTGGCCGCCTTGCCGCGGCATAGCGATGATGAGGAATTCGATGTGCCACCTGCGGCCGCGGGCCTTGGCACCCAGCGGCTATTCCTTGAAGATGTCACCGCCAGCCGCGAATTGGTCGATGGCCGGCTCAAAGCCGAAATGTTGGCACCTGAGCCAGAGCGCTTAGAAGCACTTCAAGCTAGTGGGGCGCGCAAAGATGCCTGGTTGAAGCGTTTGGCGCAGGCATGGGAGTACCTGCCAGATGAGGCACTAGACTGCTAA
- a CDS encoding 1,4-dihydroxy-2-naphthoate polyprenyltransferase, giving the protein MSSSKPHTATPADWLEGARPHTWANAFAPVLAGSGAAAYAGQFHLGRALLAAIVAWALIVGVNYANDYSDGIRGTDDDRSGPLRLTGSGIAKPEHVKFAAFGAFGLAGIAGIWLSLLSAPWLILLGILCVAGAWFYTGGKNPYGYRGFGEIAVFVFFGLVAVLGTEYTQSGAISWVGLGLAVAVGAMSSAVNLTNNLRDIPTDREAGKITLAVKLGDAATRKLYLGLMATPFVISLLLAATAPWAAAGVLALPFALAAAQPIRSQQQGKALIPVLGLSGRAMLVWSIATSVALALI; this is encoded by the coding sequence ATGAGTTCTTCTAAGCCACACACCGCCACCCCCGCCGATTGGCTCGAGGGGGCGCGGCCTCATACCTGGGCAAATGCCTTCGCACCAGTGCTAGCAGGTTCCGGCGCTGCGGCGTATGCCGGCCAGTTCCACCTTGGTCGCGCATTGCTGGCCGCCATCGTGGCGTGGGCGCTGATCGTGGGCGTGAATTATGCCAATGACTACTCCGATGGCATTCGTGGCACCGATGATGATCGCTCTGGTCCTCTGCGCCTGACAGGCTCTGGCATTGCCAAGCCCGAGCACGTGAAGTTCGCCGCCTTCGGCGCTTTTGGCCTGGCAGGCATCGCCGGCATCTGGCTTTCTTTGCTTTCTGCCCCTTGGTTGATCCTGCTGGGCATCCTCTGCGTTGCAGGCGCGTGGTTTTATACCGGCGGCAAGAACCCTTATGGCTATCGGGGTTTTGGAGAGATCGCCGTGTTTGTGTTCTTTGGGCTGGTAGCTGTGCTCGGCACCGAATACACCCAATCCGGGGCTATTTCCTGGGTGGGTCTTGGCTTGGCGGTAGCCGTTGGGGCGATGTCGAGTGCCGTGAACCTCACCAATAACTTGCGCGATATCCCCACCGACCGAGAGGCCGGGAAGATCACCCTAGCGGTCAAGCTTGGCGACGCCGCGACCAGGAAACTCTACCTGGGGTTAATGGCAACCCCCTTTGTAATCTCGCTGCTTCTGGCTGCCACCGCGCCTTGGGCCGCAGCAGGTGTGCTTGCCTTGCCTTTTGCCCTGGCTGCTGCTCAGCCGATTCGATCGCAGCAACAGGGCAAGGCACTTATCCCGGTGCTTGGGCTCAGTGGCAGGGCGATGCTGGTGTGGTCGATTGCCACGAGCGTGGCCTTGGCGCTGATTTAG
- a CDS encoding VOC family protein translates to MQKIVPNIWCNGNADEMAEFYLAAFEDAHVVEHQRYPEEGLLDFQQPMAGQTLLIELSLRGFHIMLINADDTFTPNPSISLMVSNPSVEATAKLYEHLTDGGFALMPLGSYDFNEHYAWVQDKFGVSWQLFSHTEPTDLPAMYPSLMFCGEAQNRAGEAIERYTKLFSGRVNQKVTYGEIGQDANGVIEPESVVFATFELLGETIGAMDSAVKQPFSFDGGVALLVNAHGQEEIDHYFDGLSAVPEAERCGWLRDEFGVSWEIVPDNMGELMTKPNAYEKLMGMGKIMIEEF, encoded by the coding sequence ATGCAAAAAATCGTCCCGAATATTTGGTGTAACGGCAATGCCGATGAAATGGCCGAGTTCTACTTGGCCGCCTTCGAAGATGCCCACGTTGTTGAGCACCAGCGTTACCCCGAGGAAGGCCTGCTGGATTTCCAGCAGCCCATGGCCGGGCAAACGCTATTGATCGAGCTTTCCCTGCGCGGCTTTCACATCATGCTCATCAACGCTGATGACACCTTCACCCCCAACCCCTCGATCTCTTTGATGGTGAGCAACCCCAGCGTCGAGGCCACCGCCAAGCTCTATGAGCACCTCACAGATGGTGGCTTTGCCCTCATGCCCTTGGGCTCTTATGACTTCAATGAGCATTACGCCTGGGTGCAGGACAAGTTTGGTGTGAGCTGGCAGTTGTTCAGCCACACCGAACCCACCGACCTCCCCGCCATGTACCCCAGCCTCATGTTCTGCGGCGAGGCCCAGAATCGCGCCGGGGAGGCCATCGAGCGTTATACCAAGCTTTTTAGCGGCCGCGTGAACCAAAAGGTGACCTACGGTGAGATTGGCCAGGATGCTAACGGGGTGATTGAGCCCGAGTCGGTGGTGTTTGCCACCTTCGAGCTGCTCGGTGAAACCATCGGTGCCATGGACTCCGCGGTCAAGCAACCGTTTAGCTTCGATGGCGGCGTGGCGCTGCTGGTCAATGCCCACGGCCAGGAAGAAATTGACCACTACTTCGATGGCCTCAGCGCCGTGCCGGAGGCCGAGCGTTGCGGTTGGCTTCGCGACGAATTCGGCGTGAGCTGGGAGATCGTGCCAGACAACATGGGCGAACTCATGACCAAGCCCAATGCCTATGAAAAGCTCATGGGCATGGGCAAGATCATGATTGAGGAGTTTTAG
- a CDS encoding DUF4229 domain-containing protein → MNEQAPQAPDPQLKREARRAVIVYGLARLALFIGLTALIQLLAVAIGAPVPLLISATLALIVAMPLSMFVFKGMRLRATQAVAGWDAQRKAHKAWLREELSKR, encoded by the coding sequence GTGAATGAGCAAGCACCCCAAGCCCCTGATCCGCAGCTCAAGCGCGAGGCGCGCCGTGCGGTAATCGTCTACGGCCTCGCAAGGCTCGCGCTATTTATTGGCCTTACCGCCCTAATCCAGCTTCTAGCCGTAGCCATCGGCGCGCCCGTGCCGCTGCTCATCTCGGCCACACTCGCACTCATCGTTGCCATGCCACTTTCCATGTTCGTATTCAAAGGCATGAGGCTGCGAGCCACCCAAGCCGTGGCCGGATGGGACGCACAGCGCAAAGCGCACAAGGCTTGGCTGCGCGAAGAACTTTCCAAGCGCTAA